TGGCGGTTTTttctctcgtcgtcgtcgtcgctcgtTGTTCGTGTCTCGTTCGTCGTCCTTCGTTCGTTCGGCGTCGCGGCAACGTCGCGCCGTTGCGCGCGAAAAACGTTGCGCAGGGTTGCGCTCGATCACAGCAAGCTGGTTGCGGCAAGCGAGCAGGGCTGTCATTTTTACGCAGCCAGTCTAGCCGCCAACATCCTCCCCCCGGGCTGGGACGAAGACGCAGCAGATTTTTCCGGTTCGTTGTCCAGGATCGGTAAGACGGACAGCTTCGAGGTCGGTCGTCGGATGACGGTTCCACCGACCTTCACGTCCGCAGTGCGCACAAGACCGTCCGGTCCAGGGTAGGTCTGTTGCACAATCCCCATTTTCCACTCAAGTGGCGGCGCGTTCTTCTCCTCCAGCAGGACCACCATTTGAGGGCGGACGTTCGGCATCTCCTTCCGGTTCTTTCCTCTTGGCTGGAGGGTCGTCAGGTAGTCCCGTCGCCAAGCTCTCCAGAAGTGCTCTCGCAAGAGCTGCAGGTGCTGCCACTTGGACAGCCGGTTTGTCGGTGTTCCCTCGTACGCCGGTTCCGGGATTGCCGTCAACGGACGGCCGATCAAAAAGTGTCCCGGCGTCAGGACTTCCGGATCCGCAGGGTCGGTTGACGTTGCGAAAAGCGGCCTTGAGTTGAGCACGGCCTCGACCTCCGCAAGCACGGTCGCGTACTGCTCGAAGGTAAGCTGTGCGTTCTTGAGGATCCTCTTCAGGTGGTACTTCGTGCTCTTTACAGCGGCCTCCCAAAGGCCACCGAAGTTCGGCGCGCCAGGAGGGATGAATGACCAGGCGATTTCCTTGGGCTGGCAGTACGTCTGGATCCGGTCGTTGAACGTGCGTTCGTTGAAGAGGACGTACAGCTCGTGAAGTTCTGACTTGGCCCCCTTGAAGTTGGTGCCGTTATCCGAGTGGATTCGGCGAGGCACGCCGCGTCGGCTGACGAAGCGCTGGAGGGCGGCCAGGAATGCCTCGGTCGTGAGGTCCGAAACAAGTTCGAGGTGGATCGCCTTGGTCACCATACACACAAAGACGGCAAAGTATGCCCTCACGATCTGTGGCTTCCGGGTTCCCACCTTCACAGAAATCGGTCCGGCGTAGTCCACGCCGACCTCGTTGAACGGAAGGTTCTCGGTCACACGGCAGGACGGCAGTCTCCCCATCAGCTGGCTCGTACTGCGTGGCTTCGCGCGGAAGCACGTCACGCAGCTTCTCGTCTCGCTCCGAACTGTCGACCGTCCATCGAGCAGCCAGAACTGTCTCCGCAGGATTGCGAGCAGGGACGACGGCCCCGCATGCAGGTGCTCTTCATGGTAAGCCTTCACAATCAGGTTGGTGACTCGGTGCTTGGGCAGGATCAGCTGGTGCTTGGCTGCGAACGGCAGCTCGGAGTGCTGCAGTCTTCCTCCAACTCGTAGGAGGCCTTCGTGTAGGAACGGCGTCAAGCCTTGGAGACGCCCGGCCGTGTCGTTCTCGGCCACTTGCTGGATCTCTTGAGACAGCACGTCGTGCTGCACCACCTTCACGATCAGCTTCAGGGACGACCGCAGCTCAGGAACGGTGAGATGGCGTAGGCGAGTTCGTTCCGTGGGGTTCTTGATCCGGCAATTGTTCACGAAACGCAGCACGTACGCCATTATCCGCTGCAGCTTCCGAAATGAGCTGCAGTCCTCGAAGATCGGGAAGTCGGTCGTGTTGCAGGCCAGCAAGGTAACTAGCTTCACTGTTCTCAACTCTGGCAACTCACTGTCCGGTATCTCGATTGTAGGTTCCTCCTGGTACACGACGGATTCAAGAAACTCTGGTCCTTCCCACCACTTACCGCATTTCATCAGGGCGGCTGGAAACATGCCGCGAGAGATCAGGTCGGCCGGGTTGTCCTTGGAGCGAATGTATTTGAAAATAAAGCCGCCGGTCTCTTTCCGGATCTCCGCGACGCGGTTGCGCACGAACGTTTGTAGTTGGTCCAGCGGTTTCTTGATCCACGCAAGCACGACTTGGCTGTCGCACCACAGCACCACGTTTCGGAACGGGAGATTCAGCGCCGCGATGACCTTCACCACCAACCTCGAGAGCAGTCGAAGGGCAAGCAGTTCCAGTCGGTGGATGTCCAGTGGTTTGGTTGGCGCCACCTTCGATTTGCTGCAAAGCAGCCGCATCTTGCACTTGCCGTTCGGGAGCAGACTGCGAACGTAGGTCACCGCACCGTAGGCGACCTTGGAGGCGTCGCTGAATCCGTGAAGCTCCAGGCCCGGGTTGCCAGGCCCGATCACGTACCGAGGGATACGGATGTCGCGCACGTCGGGGAGTGCGCACTGGAATTGTTGCCACGTGTCCATCATCCCGCCTTCCAGCAAAACGTCCCAGGATAGACCAGCGAGCCAGACTCGCTGCATCAGGATCTTGGCCTTGATGATGACTGGCGACAGGAGTCCCAGCACGTCGTAGAATTTGCCGATCTCCGAGAGGACACGGCGCTTGGTGGCATCTGCTTCAGCTTGGGTGACGGTGAAACGAAACTCGTCGTCTCCTGGACTCCAGTAGAGTCCCAGGGCCTTGACCACACCGCCGATCAATCCGTCCAGGTCGATCAGCTTCTCTCGATCGCTTTCAGGTATGCGTTCCATCACCGTAGGTTCGTTGGAGGTCCACTTGTGGATAGGAAATCCACCGCGACTGAGCAGGCCTTGCAGCTGCGTCAGACAGTCGATCGCTTCTTTGGGGGAGCTCGCACCGGACAAGATATCGTCGACGTAGCAGGCCTCGCGCACAATCTTGGCAGCCAGCGGAAAATTTTCACCTTCGTCGTCGCAGAGCTGGACCAGACATCGCGTAGCAAGGAAGGGTGCGGACGCGGTTCCGTAGGTCACCGTGGTGAGTTCTAGGACACGGATGAACTCGGACGGATCGGCCCGCCAGAAGATTCGTTGGAAACGAGAGTCGGACGGGGCCACGCGAATCTGGCGGTACATTTTCGAGAGGTCTGCGGTGAAAGCGACAGGGTGCTTTCGAAAGGCGAGGAGGATCGAGAAGAGATCGTTCTGGACAGTGCCTCCGACCTGAAGGGCTTCGTTCAGGGACACGCTCGTGGGGGACATCTTTGCAGATGCGTCGAATACGACCCTCAACTTGGTCGTGGAGCTCGAGGGGCGCAGGATAGCGTGATGGGGCATGTAGTAGCGGTTCGTGTTCGGTAAGTCGTCGGTCTCTTCAACCGACTTGCAGTGCCCCAGTTCTTCGTATTCCCTAATGAACTCACCGTATTGCAGCTTCAAGGCAGGATCTCGGGCGAGTCGTCGCTCCAGCGACAGGAAGCGCCGAAGAGCGAGGCTGCGGTTGTCGTCGAGCTTGGCGACGACTGGACGAAATGGCAAGCGTACCTCGTACCTGCCGGTTGGATCCCGCTTGTGGGTGGACGCGAAGAACGCCTCGCATTCTTCTTGCTCGGTGGAGACCGCTGTGGCACTGTCGATGTCCTCGACCTGCCAGAATCTCTGGATCGCTTCGTTGATGTCGTCGAGTGTGGCAGTGTGCGTGTACTGCGGGCTTGGGATGGTGTCTCCAACTTCTCCGGCGATGACCCAGCCGAGGTGAGTCTCGCGCAGCTCCGGTAGATTGCCAGCTAACTCCATCTGTCCCGATTTTAGCAACCGGAAGAACATTGCGACCCCCAGCAGCATGTCGATGCGGTCAGGCTTGTGGAATGCTGGGTCGGCCAGCTGGACGCCGACAGGAATCGGCCACTCGTTGATGTCAACTGGCACAGCTGGAACCATCCCGGTCACTTTCGGAACGATCAGGCACTCGACGTTGACGGAGAAGTTGCTGACTCGGGACTTGAGCTCGACCGTGACAGACTCCTTGGCGTAGGTCTTCACGGCCCCGATGCCGCAGATCGGGACGTTGGCAGCAACTCGTTGTAGTCTTAAGCGATCGGTCATAGCGAGCGTAATAAAGTTCACTTGGGAACCGTTATCGAGGAGGACGCGACAGGGCACGGGTTGGCCCTGGTCGTCGAGCAGGTTGACTACCGCGGTGAGCAGCATCACGGTCTTCACCGTCTGGGTGTGGTTGCAGGTCGCTTGGCTGGACGTCTGCTGAAATGGGCCAGCGGGTTGGATCACTGGCGGCTGGTTCACTTGTGGGGCCACACTCTGGGGAGTGGCCGGCTTCTGCGTAGATTCTTGCTGTTCTCGTGGTTCGTGCAGCGTTGTGTGATGTCTCCGTTGGCACTTACCGCAGGTGTACTTCGAAGAGCACCGTTTCGTTGAGTGTCCTGGCCGCAGGCAGTTGTAGCACAGGTTCTTCTCCCTCGCCTTGTCCTTTCGCTGGGCCACCGTGTATCCGAGGAACGTTGAGCATCTGAACGTTTGGTGTGCCTCGGCGCAGATCTCGCACCGGAATTCCGGCTGCGACGGTGTTGTGGCCGCGTTGGCTCGCTGAGACGGCTTGTTGGCGGAGGGCTTGGCTGGTTTTCGCTGCTTCGGTACCGACTTGTTCGTGGCCTCCCACCGTTCCAGAACGGAGACCCGGTCCTTCAGGAACTGGATGGCCGCTTCGTACTTCGGGAGTTCCCCACGCTTGATGGTCGCCTCCCACTGCTTGTAGGTTCCTTCGTCCAGCGCGTGTGCCAAGATGTATACGGCGATCTGCTCGGACACTCCGGAGAACTCCTGGCCCAGGAACTTGAGGTTCTCGACGTGTCCAATGAAGTTGTCCAGCAGGGCTCTCAAATCCGCGTGGCTCTCCTCTTCCAGTTTCTGCACTCCCAGCAGACCGCCGATGTGGAGATCGACCATCCGCCGCTTGTCTTCGAACCGCTCTTCCAGCAGTTCCCAGGCTCGCTCGTAGTTGCCATCCTGGATGGTCTTTTCGTCGATCGAACCTGCAGCTTCTCCGATCAAGGCTTGTTCCAGGTGGTAGAGCTTGATCCTGGCAGGCTCGTTAGACTTGTCCACGACGTCCTTGAACATAACCTTGAACCTGTCCCAGGATTCGTACTTGCCGTCGAACTTTGGGATGATTCTGGGCAGGGGTTGCGAGATGATCACCGGTTGGGGCCTGGCTGGTTGGAGTGCCGTGGATGGACCTGCAGCGACAGCGGGTGCGAGGTCATCCGCCCATCGCTCGAGAGTTCTGGAGACCTGGTCGTGCAGCTTTCTGAACTCCTTCCTCTTCGCGTCGTGTGGACCCCGAGTCTTGGAGTCGGTCAGGAGGACAATTCGCTGGTGGAGGTTGCCGAAGTCGTTGTTGATCCGCTCCAGGTTCTTCAGATGCGATCGGACATCCGAAGCCGTACGATCAGCTCGTGCCCAACCAGCGAGTTCCGTTTGGAGCTCCTCGAGGGTGTCCATCTCCTGGTTCCGGAGGTGGATCAGGCCGTCCAACTCATCTTCGTCTTCCGCTTGCTTCTTCGCCGGGGTTCGTTGAACTTTCGGCGGCATCTTTCACTTTTTCACTGcacttttgtttgtttctctTCTTCTTTCACTTTCTTGAACACTCGCGACGGGAAATGAGGCCGGTTGCCTCCGTCGGTGGTTTCGCGAATGTTCGGGAATCGAGACCGTGTCGTCTCGCACTTGTCACTCGCGGCTACGTGTCTCTCACCGGAGTTGGGTTGCACGGGAACTGTCCGTTTGCACTCTGAGGCCTTTGCCTCCTTCTTTTCACCGGGCTTCTTCACCACATCCACGCCGGATGTCCAAATCCGGGTCGATTGGACCAATGTTCGGGCCGGCACGTTGGCCCCACGGAAAAGGCGGAATGTTCACGGGTGGACTGTATTTTAGAATCCGATGGCCGTGGGTGTGATGAAGAAAACACTCGGACTCTTAAAGCACTACTTTAATTAACTATTTAAACTAACGCGTGTTAACTCTACCGAGGGTGAAAAGGGACTGGTACCGCAAAATGGCGGTTTTttctctcgtcgtcgtcgtcgctcgtTGTTCGTGTCTCGTTCGTCGTCCTTCGTTCGTTCGGCGTCGCGGCAACGTCGCGCCGTTGCGCGCGAAAAACGTTGCGCAGGGTTGCGCTCGATCACAGCAAGCTGGTTGCGGCAAGCGAGCAGGGCTGTCATTTTTACGCAGCCAGTCTAGCCGCCAACAGGTTCTAAGCACGGTAACTGTTCTGCTACAAGAACTGGAAGTGTGGCTTGAATACGACGTTGTTGGATTGTTGGAATTTGTGAACCCTAAAGTTACttcccgaaaaaaatatgtcttgCTGTGGGAAGAATATTTAACTAACTTAATTTGAAACCATTTCtggatattttcaaagaatttttagcAGCACATGAGACAACTTCTAGCTTGACCTGCCTATCAATTCTTGAAACTACACTCGAACTTGTTCTCAAGTGTTCAATACAAAATAGATACCAGACCACAAGAGGCTTTTTGTGTGTCCTATGCCAAACGAAGGTTAACTCCATAGAGCTGTGGCGAATTCTTGCCCGCGTTCACATTGCTTGCCGGCGGTCCTTTCAAGTGCTGTAGGGTAACTGCACCACGTGTTGGGTACCATGACGCGTTGAAATCAGCAATAAATCGCCTTTCAAGTGCGCGTTGAATTTTGAGACTGTTTCTGTGCGAAGAtgtgtttgtttgctttttttactTGTAACCAAAACATTGCTGAGGGGTATTTATTGAGTTTGTAAGTTATGTTGCAGTGGTTTTTAGACAATAACAAGTTTTTCTGTGTTTGAATGTTTCAagcattttgtttaaaatttattgtgTTGGGTatctcaaaaaaatttttttttttcgctaaacaATGAGCTGGATCGCGCTAATTAAAtaacgatttttaaaattattttccaagtgttttttttttcttcaaaattcaacaaataatcagaatcagaaaatcTTTGAATAAATACTACGTCATTTGTGAATGGCAAATGATCAAAACCAAATCAGAGGAAACAAGAATCGATTGAAAagtattggaaagaagaacttctaaattttaagaaaattttagatttggGGAATTGATATGTTTTATGCTACTTTaccaatgtttcaaaaattacatatttttgagaGGTTAACCTTGGCTGTTCATTTTACAAACAAGAGCGGCAAAgcttttcgtaaaacaaaagttactCGAAATGTCTTCCTGATCAAgcgaaaatgaaaattatgaaatatttgGGCTTTAGAGGGTTTATTTTCCACTAGAATACATTAAATTTGGAAGCAATTTACTTGaaactgcatttttttctaagttcaaaaataaataaatagtagCGACACGTGAAACCTCCACCTTCAAACTCAGAGTGGGTGGACCCAATTTGTACAATGTTTAAAACTTCATACTGTGTGGCGGGTCCAATAAATCAAACTGGACCATGGTCGCAGTGTCTCATAAAACTTAAGACACATCACAATTTCCGCGCTAGCTCGGTCGCGCGatgttttttggcaatttaatTCAAAGTGTCGCCAGGCCGGATTGACCTTAGAAATGCCAAGGCTGGctcaatttttgacagcggATCAAACGCGCTAATTGTTGCACTTTCGCGGGTGACAAATTGCCCCTTTTCCGTTGCAATTTGGCACCGCTTTGTCTGCCAATTTCTTTGCACCACGGTGCTGTTGAAGCTTTAATGAGAATGCGTGTCAAATTGAGCTCCAATTTGAACCAACCCCTGCTCAAAGTAATGGCGGCGAACGAAATTGAAAGGTGTCGTGAGAATTTTCCAACATGCGCCGCAGCGAAAAGAAGAAAGCATCGACCCGCTGCGGAACAAAAGAATTTTCCCTCCCAAATTATGACCAATTTTCGGGTGCGACTTTCGACTTTTTATGTGTGTCTGTACGACACACACGTGTTGACTGTGTTCAGTGGAACGAGATACCACGTGTGTGCTTTGAGCTGGGGTGCTGAACAAGTTCGTTGTCTTAACGTGCGTTGAAGTCTTTTTACATGCATTATATTGGATGGTATAATTTTGCAAGTCCTATtatgcccctgatcgcataaatgtcccatattcaatttcatcgcttttgagttgttgatgcagtttggttcaaaatcgtgtgcttttcAGAAAAGCacacaacatccagtactttgttctagaaattaggaggaaatccagttttttcgcgaaatgcgtttttctcagcttgctatttttgcatatgggacattaatGCAAACATGGGCAATATATTACTTAGATACATATTGAAGTTAtctataaaataattaaaaaaaaagtatgaaaaaaatacatgtcAACTTAAATTGCGGTTCACTGATGCCTTTTTTTAACGAAGACAACCTTTTtggattgcaaaattttgttcaaagtaGTAATTTGATAAATATTACCAAATATATGTCACAATCTGTGAGTGTTAAATTCGCCACGCACACATTTTCGTATCCAGACAAATTATTGTTTATGTAAATCCGTTACCTCAGTTATTCAATTTCGTTAATCTAAAAATGTCGGTAATTGCACCAATCATCGCCACGCGTCGTCGTATTCCGTCACAACATTACGCCCGTCGGGCATATTTGGCAAACAATTGAACACACATAACCCACAATTTTTGGTTCGACCAAATTCAGGCTCCGGTGTGGCACcaggaaattgattttaaatagttttggcTCGCGCTTTTGCGTACACGTTTGATGACGAAATCGCAATTTAAGCCTTCCACCCGCATTGCACGCTGTTAGAAAAATAGGAtatatgtatattttttactttgaatctcttaaactatatttttaaaagttaattttttttttttaggtttttttttttgagtaaataaATAACTTCATCAAAATTAACGGTCAACGTACCCATAACTTTCCCAAAGCTACCTCTGCAAATCCAATAATTGCCAGTGAGAGTCTTTCCTCCTTCCCATATATTTACGCCATCAAGAAATTGCTCACTACCTGGGGCCAGGGTTTTACTCTCCGCACTCGTGTTTTTTCGATGCTGACAGACAGGCGACGAGAGTGTATGAAGTCATGATAATAATCTTAATAACGGTTATTTTACTTCAACTTTGgatggcgttttttttttgtttgcaacgtGCATAATTTCCCCGCGGTCCTTCCCAAGACTGAAAATGTGCGAAAAGAAATTTGCTTGGAAAACAAGGGGCTCGTCAAAAATCTGGGTTCGTCTGCACGCAATCGTTGGATTAGCGTTCTACGTTTGTCAGAATAAGCACAGCTGATGATCGAG
The Culex pipiens pallens isolate TS unplaced genomic scaffold, TS_CPP_V2 Cpp_Un0110, whole genome shotgun sequence DNA segment above includes these coding regions:
- the LOC128093784 gene encoding uncharacterized protein LOC128093784, with translation MPPKVQRTPAKKQAEDEDELDGLIHLRNQEMDTLEELQTELAGWARADRTASDVRSHLKNLERINNDFGNLHQRIVLLTDSKTRGPHDAKRKEFRKLHDQVSRTLERWADDLAPAVAAGPSTALQPARPQPVIISQPLPRIIPKFDGKYESWDRFKVMFKDVVDKSNEPARIKLYHLEQALIGEAAGSIDEKTIQDGNYERAWELLEERFEDKRRMVDLHIGGLLGVQKLEEESHADLRALLDNFIGHVENLKFLGQEFSGVSEQIAVYILAHALDEGTYKQWEATIKRGELPKYEAAIQFLKDRVSVLERWEATNKSVPKQRKPAKPSANKPSQRANAATTPSQPEFRCEICAEAHQTFRCSTFLGYTVAQRKDKAREKNLCYNCLRPGHSTKRCSSKYTCGKCQRRHHTTLHEPREQQESTQKPATPQSVAPQVNQPPVIQPAGPFQQTSSQATCNHTQTVKTVMLLTAVVNLLDDQGQPVPCRVLLDNGSQVNFITLAMTDRLRLQRVAANVPICGIGAVKTYAKESVTVELKSRVSNFSVNVECLIVPKVTGMVPAVPVDINEWPIPVGVQLADPAFHKPDRIDMLLGVAMFFRLLKSGQMELAGNLPELRETHLGWVIAGEVGDTIPSPQYTHTATLDDINEAIQRFWQVEDIDSATAVSTEQEECEAFFASTHKRDPTGRYEVRLPFRPVVAKLDDNRSLALRRFLSLERRLARDPALKLQYGEFIREYEELGHCKSVEETDDLPNTNRYYMPHHAILRPSSSTTKLRVVFDASAKMSPTSVSLNEALQVGGTVQNDLFSILLAFRKHPVAFTADLSKMYRQIRVAPSDSRFQRIFWRADPSEFIRVLELTTVTYGTASAPFLATRCLVQLCDDEGENFPLAAKIVREACYVDDILSGASSPKEAIDCLTQLQGLLSRGGFPIHKWTSNEPTVMERIPESDREKLIDLDGLIGGVVKALGLYWSPGDDEFRFTVTQAEADATKRRVLSEIGKFYDVLGLLSPVIIKAKILMQRVWLAGLSWDVLLEGGMMDTWQQFQCALPDVRDIRIPRYVIGPGNPGLELHGFSDASKVAYGAVTYVRSLLPNGKCKMRLLCSKSKVAPTKPLDIHRLELLALRLLSRLVVKVIAALNLPFRNVVLWCDSQVVLAWIKKPLDQLQTFVRNRVAEIRKETGGFIFKYIRSKDNPADLISRGMFPAALMKCGKWWEGPEFLESVVYQEEPTIEIPDSELPELRTVKLVTLLACNTTDFPIFEDCSSFRKLQRIMAYVLRFVNNCRIKNPTERTRLRHLTVPELRSSLKLIVKVVQHDVLSQEIQQVAENDTAGRLQGLTPFLHEGLLRVGGRLQHSELPFAAKHQLILPKHRVTNLIVKAYHEEHLHAGPSSLLAILRRQFWLLDGRSTVRSETRSCVTCFRAKPRSTSQLMGRLPSCRVTENLPFNEVGVDYAGPISVKVGTRKPQIVRAYFAVFVCMVTKAIHLELVSDLTTEAFLAALQRFVSRRGVPRRIHSDNGTNFKGAKSELHELYVLFNERTFNDRIQTYCQPKEIAWSFIPPGAPNFGGLWEAAVKSTKYHLKRILKNAQLTFEQYATVLAEVEAVLNSRPLFATSTDPADPEVLTPGHFLIGRPLTAIPEPAYEGTPTNRLSKWQHLQLLREHFWRAWRRDYLTTLQPRGKNRKEMPNVRPQMVVLLEEKNAPPLEWKMGIVQQTYPGPDGLVRTADVKVGGTVIRRPTSKLSVLPILDNEPEKSAASSSQPGGRMLAARLAA